In the genome of Caldalkalibacillus salinus, one region contains:
- the sdaAB gene encoding L-serine ammonia-lyase, iron-sulfur-dependent subunit beta → MKYRTVFDIIGPIMIGPSSSHTAGAARIGKIARNIFGRHPETAEITFYGSFAQTYKGHGTEIALIGGILDLDTHDEGIIESKALAKEQGVDVTTLISEEETEHPNTAKVKLADEFGEVEIVGISIGGGNIEIISMNGFHLRLSGHHPALLVLHEDRHGMIAGVSNVLSKYELNIGHMEVARKSKGSEALMAIETDQQIPQALLDEIQQIPYILTVTRLQA, encoded by the coding sequence GTGAAGTATCGTACCGTCTTTGATATTATTGGCCCAATTATGATTGGACCATCAAGTTCGCATACGGCTGGTGCAGCTCGTATAGGAAAGATCGCCCGTAATATATTTGGGCGACATCCTGAAACGGCTGAAATCACGTTTTATGGCTCCTTTGCTCAAACGTATAAAGGACATGGGACAGAAATTGCTCTTATCGGAGGAATACTCGATCTTGATACTCATGACGAGGGGATCATCGAGTCCAAAGCGTTAGCCAAGGAACAAGGCGTGGATGTGACGACATTAATTAGTGAAGAGGAAACAGAGCATCCCAACACGGCCAAAGTAAAGCTAGCGGATGAGTTTGGTGAAGTGGAGATTGTTGGCATCTCCATTGGCGGTGGTAATATAGAAATTATCTCTATGAACGGGTTTCATCTACGGTTGTCAGGTCATCATCCAGCTTTGCTCGTGTTGCATGAAGATCGTCACGGTATGATTGCCGGTGTGTCTAATGTGCTCAGTAAGTACGAGTTAAACATCGGTCACATGGAGGTGGCTAGAAAATCAAAAGGGTCTGAAGCGCTGATGGCGATAGAAACCGATCAGCAAATACCACAAGCATTACTAGATGAAATACAACAGATCCCTTATATTCTGACGGTGACACGATTACAAGCATAG
- a CDS encoding DAK2 domain-containing protein — MIQEGAKNLTKHVKTVDSLNVFPVPDGDTGTNMNLSFTSGVNEMNKVSAQDISQVAKALSRGLLMGARGNSGVILSQLFRGFGKAIEEEDAIDSKLFAKALRHGVETAYKAVMKPVEGTILTVSKDAAEKADKAARQTDDITEVMAQVLEEAKASLQRTPDLLPVLKQVGVVDSGGQGLVYVYEGFLAVLKGESLPEHHEDDVEDREAINENKEEHVRDEVAEMMQSGVLSVEDIEFGYCTEFMVRLSPERAPLFNEQQFRQQLTQFGDSLLVISDDELVKVHIHAEELYKVMELAQRFGDLTNIKIENMREQFIAIKDKEGSSKQGQATTVENEETEQKEYGLITVAMGQGIEDIFTSLGADVVIQGGQTMNPSTEDFVNAAKQMNAQKIMILPNNSNIILAAEQAGELIDVPVVVIPTKNVPQGMASLLSYNPTLSLEENREAMNQAKDHVKAGQVTYAVRDTEIDGVHISKDDFMGLYNGKIVATDKDRDETLRKLIAQLCDEESEILTLIYGEDVTEEEAETLAEDIEQAYEEIEVEIHKGDQPLYPFILAVE, encoded by the coding sequence ATGATTCAAGAGGGAGCAAAGAACCTAACAAAACATGTTAAAACAGTGGACTCACTTAACGTTTTCCCAGTCCCAGACGGGGATACGGGGACTAATATGAACCTGTCGTTCACTTCTGGGGTGAACGAGATGAATAAAGTGAGTGCCCAAGACATTTCTCAAGTTGCGAAAGCGCTATCAAGAGGGCTTCTTATGGGTGCCAGAGGTAACTCAGGTGTCATCCTATCTCAGCTTTTTCGCGGGTTTGGCAAGGCGATAGAAGAGGAAGATGCCATAGATTCAAAGCTTTTTGCCAAAGCGCTGCGTCACGGGGTAGAAACAGCTTATAAAGCCGTGATGAAGCCAGTTGAAGGAACGATTCTAACCGTATCCAAAGATGCAGCCGAAAAAGCAGACAAAGCGGCTAGACAGACGGATGATATCACAGAAGTCATGGCGCAAGTACTAGAAGAAGCCAAAGCTTCATTACAGCGCACGCCTGATTTATTACCCGTATTGAAGCAGGTAGGTGTCGTTGACTCAGGTGGGCAAGGTTTAGTGTATGTGTATGAAGGCTTCCTTGCAGTATTAAAGGGAGAAAGTTTACCTGAACATCATGAAGATGATGTTGAGGATCGTGAAGCGATCAACGAGAACAAGGAAGAGCATGTGCGCGATGAAGTAGCGGAGATGATGCAGTCTGGTGTCTTATCGGTAGAAGATATTGAGTTTGGCTACTGTACAGAATTCATGGTGCGCTTAAGTCCTGAACGTGCCCCGCTGTTTAACGAGCAACAATTTCGTCAACAGTTGACTCAATTTGGCGATTCATTACTCGTGATTTCTGATGACGAGCTTGTTAAAGTACATATTCATGCCGAAGAGCTATATAAAGTAATGGAGTTAGCCCAACGATTCGGAGATTTAACGAATATTAAGATCGAAAATATGAGAGAGCAATTTATAGCAATCAAAGATAAAGAGGGTAGCTCTAAACAAGGCCAAGCTACGACAGTGGAAAATGAAGAGACAGAGCAGAAGGAATATGGCCTCATCACAGTGGCGATGGGCCAAGGTATTGAAGATATTTTTACAAGCTTAGGTGCTGACGTTGTCATTCAGGGTGGACAAACCATGAATCCGAGCACTGAAGATTTTGTGAACGCAGCAAAACAGATGAATGCCCAAAAAATCATGATATTACCTAACAATAGCAATATCATCTTGGCCGCAGAACAAGCTGGCGAACTTATTGATGTCCCAGTAGTGGTGATCCCTACGAAAAATGTGCCTCAAGGTATGGCGTCCTTATTATCTTATAATCCAACATTATCATTAGAAGAAAACCGTGAAGCGATGAACCAAGCCAAAGATCACGTCAAAGCGGGGCAGGTCACATATGCTGTCAGGGATACTGAAATCGATGGTGTACATATATCCAAAGACGACTTTATGGGCCTATATAATGGCAAGATCGTCGCCACTGACAAAGATCGTGACGAAACATTGAGAAAGCTGATTGCTCAATTATGCGATGAAGAAAGCGAAATATTGACCCTGATTTACGGTGAGGATGTGACAGAAGAGGAAGCGGAAACCCTAGCGGAAGACATAGAACAGGCTTATGAAGAGATAGAGGTCGAAATACATAAGGGAGATCAACCCCTTTATCCGTTTATACTCGCTGTTGAGTAG
- a CDS encoding Asp23/Gls24 family envelope stress response protein, protein MTVEISTQLGQIDVSVEVIETLAGGAALDCYGLVGMASRKQLKDGITELLGRDNLSKGVVVREDEEGIHVDMYIIVSYGTKISEVAHNVQSKVKYTLEQTLGLQVSTVNIFVQGVRITNP, encoded by the coding sequence ATGACAGTTGAGATTTCGACACAGCTGGGACAGATAGATGTTTCAGTAGAAGTCATTGAAACGTTGGCCGGAGGAGCTGCATTGGATTGCTATGGTCTTGTTGGAATGGCCTCACGTAAGCAGCTAAAGGACGGTATCACGGAGTTGCTTGGGCGCGACAATTTAAGTAAAGGCGTCGTCGTTCGAGAGGATGAAGAAGGTATTCATGTAGACATGTACATTATTGTGAGTTATGGCACGAAGATATCTGAAGTGGCTCATAACGTTCAATCTAAAGTCAAATATACACTTGAGCAAACGCTAGGTTTGCAGGTGTCTACTGTGAATATATTTGTACAAGGGGTACGAATCACCAACCCATAA
- the rpmB gene encoding 50S ribosomal protein L28 gives MARKCYVTGKTGKTGNKRSHALNQTKRKWGVNVQKVRILVDGKPKRVYVSTRALKSGKVQRV, from the coding sequence ATGGCGCGCAAATGTTACGTAACTGGAAAAACAGGTAAGACTGGAAATAAACGAAGTCACGCTCTTAACCAAACAAAGCGTAAATGGGGCGTAAACGTTCAGAAGGTTCGTATCCTAGTAGATGGAAAGCCAAAACGTGTTTATGTCAGTACTAGAGCACTTAAATCTGGTAAGGTACAACGCGTTTAA
- the spoVM gene encoding stage V sporulation protein SpoVM, with the protein MKFYTIKLPRFIGNVVRMVLGVFRKDK; encoded by the coding sequence ATGAAATTTTACACCATTAAACTACCGAGGTTTATCGGAAATGTGGTCAGGATGGTTTTGGGTGTATTTCGTAAAGATAAGTAG
- the rpe gene encoding ribulose-phosphate 3-epimerase: MTIIAPSILSADFAQLGNEIKDVERGGADWIHVDVMDGHFVPNITIGPLIVEAIRPHTSLPLDVHLMIEQPERYIPDFAQSGADIISVHQEASPHLHRTIHQIKDHGAKAGVVLNPATPVDMIRDIIPDLDLILFMTVNPGFGGQSFIPSVLEKIKTCHAWIQEKGLHHINIEVDGGVTPETAELCRNAGANVLVAGSAVFNQPDRAQAIHDIRG; this comes from the coding sequence ATGACTATCATCGCGCCATCTATACTATCAGCAGACTTTGCACAACTAGGCAACGAGATAAAAGACGTCGAACGAGGAGGGGCAGATTGGATTCATGTTGATGTCATGGACGGTCACTTTGTCCCGAATATCACCATAGGACCGTTAATCGTAGAGGCGATACGTCCGCACACATCCCTTCCGCTTGATGTGCACTTAATGATTGAACAACCTGAAAGATATATACCGGATTTTGCCCAGAGTGGTGCAGATATCATATCCGTTCATCAGGAGGCTTCACCTCATCTGCATCGGACGATCCATCAAATTAAGGATCACGGTGCGAAAGCAGGTGTCGTGTTAAACCCGGCCACACCGGTCGACATGATCAGGGATATCATACCAGATCTAGATCTCATATTATTTATGACTGTGAACCCTGGTTTTGGTGGTCAAAGCTTTATCCCCTCCGTACTAGAAAAAATTAAAACTTGCCACGCATGGATACAAGAAAAAGGTTTACACCACATCAACATTGAAGTCGATGGAGGGGTGACACCTGAAACGGCTGAGTTATGCCGAAATGCAGGGGCCAATGTCCTTGTCGCTGGTTCGGCCGTCTTCAACCAACCCGATCGTGCACAAGCGATTCATGACATTCGCGGATAA
- the rsgA gene encoding ribosome small subunit-dependent GTPase A, with the protein MPKGQIIKALSGYYYVQEDETKRVWQCRARGVFKKRKISPLVGDYVQFDPGQNEEGTVTEVHARKNELNRPPVANVDQALLVFSVNEPAFSAILLDKFLVHIEQARITPVICLTKVDLADHPEHQYPEIKAYQDLGYPFFMTSATTQNGIEHLTEYLSGKTTVFAGQSGVGKSSLLNAIDPQLELETREISNRLGRGKHTTRHVELIPLPKGGFVADTPGFSQLDFTGIEPETLTEYFIDFEPYRPQCKFRECLHQKEPKCAVKQAVEDGHIAQHRYQHYIQFLEKIQDEKYRRGF; encoded by the coding sequence ATGCCAAAGGGCCAAATTATTAAAGCATTAAGTGGATACTACTATGTACAAGAAGATGAAACGAAGCGTGTTTGGCAGTGCCGAGCCAGAGGTGTATTCAAGAAGAGAAAAATATCGCCTTTAGTAGGGGATTATGTCCAATTTGATCCCGGGCAAAATGAGGAAGGCACTGTAACGGAGGTTCATGCGCGTAAAAATGAACTCAACCGTCCGCCTGTGGCTAATGTGGATCAAGCGTTACTCGTCTTCTCTGTCAACGAACCAGCCTTCAGCGCCATACTACTAGACAAGTTTCTTGTACATATTGAGCAGGCCCGAATCACGCCCGTCATCTGTTTAACTAAAGTGGATTTGGCAGACCATCCTGAGCATCAATATCCAGAGATAAAAGCATATCAAGATCTGGGCTATCCCTTTTTCATGACCAGTGCGACAACACAGAACGGCATAGAGCACCTGACTGAATATCTATCTGGAAAAACGACCGTTTTTGCTGGACAATCCGGTGTGGGGAAATCTTCCCTGTTAAACGCGATTGATCCTCAATTAGAACTAGAAACGAGGGAAATATCGAATCGTTTAGGAAGAGGGAAGCACACTACCCGACACGTGGAGTTAATCCCATTGCCCAAAGGTGGATTCGTGGCAGATACCCCGGGTTTTAGTCAGTTAGATTTTACGGGGATAGAACCTGAGACGCTCACGGAGTATTTTATCGATTTTGAGCCGTATCGCCCGCAGTGCAAATTTAGAGAATGCCTACACCAAAAAGAACCTAAGTGTGCGGTTAAGCAGGCAGTGGAGGACGGTCATATCGCCCAACACCGGTATCAGCATTACATACAGTTTTTAGAAAAGATTCAAGATGAAAAATATCGTAGGGGGTTTTAA
- the pknB gene encoding Stk1 family PASTA domain-containing Ser/Thr kinase, translating to MIGKKIVGRYEVLDRVGGGGMAIVYKAKDELLNRIVALKILRPQYAIDDDFVNRFRREAQAAASLSHPNIVSIYDVGVEEDVHYIVMELVEGWTLKEYIKEHGPLPSEDAVSITKQIAEALEHAHHNQIIHRDIKPHNILINRDKKIKVTDFGIARAVSSSTITHTGSVVGSVHYFSPEQAKGGITGEKSDIYSLGVVLYEMVTGELPFSGDSPITVALKHLQDKFQDPRHLNPSIPQSVENIILRALARDPLKRYASARELIETLETALSPERLNEQKIDLTDDADDEEATKVMPVIHEDMLEGQQGHDDASSVQQEDGWKSSNDSENQDVLQSNDDHESLHEDDEEDESDTKRPLWVKLLISFVVVSLLGFGVVKGTGYVLELLYVKEIEVEDVTHLSEEEAREILEKQGFQIDKRTVFHDEVEEGHVITQSPVGGGTAKENSHIRLTISLGQQKERMGSFQYMHEQTVRGLLRDFKAIEVEYEKHPELSEGMVISQQPEANEWVVPEETTVRLVVSSGKSVVNMPNLVGLSEQAAEATLLRYNLELDAIERDYSDYNKGVVYRQHPIDPQQEVEPGTPITIWVSKGKKDAQRNVTEDIEITLEENEVANIEIYVSDANREEEKVIDEQIEESQRYSLNLKVSPMQDGTITVYKNGQIHEGPKTVTYEQEE from the coding sequence TTGATAGGGAAAAAGATTGTAGGTCGTTATGAAGTTTTAGATCGCGTCGGTGGTGGAGGGATGGCCATCGTTTACAAAGCGAAAGATGAACTGCTCAATCGAATCGTTGCTCTGAAAATATTACGACCACAGTACGCCATTGATGATGACTTTGTGAACCGCTTTCGTCGAGAAGCTCAAGCAGCTGCTAGTCTCTCTCATCCTAACATCGTGAGTATCTATGACGTAGGGGTGGAGGAGGACGTCCATTACATTGTCATGGAATTAGTTGAAGGGTGGACATTAAAAGAGTATATAAAAGAACATGGCCCCTTGCCTAGTGAAGACGCTGTTTCAATTACAAAACAGATTGCTGAAGCGTTGGAGCATGCGCATCACAATCAAATTATCCACCGTGATATTAAACCTCACAATATTTTGATTAACAGAGATAAAAAAATTAAAGTCACAGATTTTGGGATTGCCAGAGCCGTGTCGTCGTCTACGATTACACATACAGGTTCAGTCGTTGGGTCCGTTCATTATTTCTCACCCGAACAAGCCAAGGGTGGCATTACAGGGGAAAAATCAGACATCTACTCTCTAGGTGTTGTGTTATACGAAATGGTAACAGGAGAGCTCCCTTTCTCCGGTGATTCTCCAATAACTGTCGCTTTGAAGCATTTACAGGATAAATTTCAGGATCCACGTCATCTTAACCCTAGTATCCCTCAAAGTGTAGAAAATATCATTTTACGTGCATTAGCTAGAGATCCCTTGAAACGATACGCCTCTGCTCGGGAATTGATTGAAACGCTAGAGACAGCTTTGAGCCCTGAGAGACTAAATGAACAGAAGATCGACTTAACGGATGATGCTGATGATGAGGAAGCCACTAAAGTGATGCCAGTTATTCATGAAGACATGCTCGAAGGCCAACAGGGCCATGACGATGCATCATCAGTTCAACAAGAAGATGGATGGAAAAGCTCGAACGACTCTGAAAACCAAGATGTTCTTCAATCAAATGATGACCATGAGTCCCTTCATGAGGACGATGAAGAGGATGAGTCAGACACAAAGCGCCCACTATGGGTTAAGCTGCTCATATCGTTTGTCGTTGTGAGCTTACTAGGTTTCGGAGTGGTAAAAGGCACCGGCTATGTTTTAGAGTTACTGTATGTCAAAGAGATAGAAGTGGAGGATGTCACACATCTTTCAGAGGAAGAAGCACGTGAAATATTAGAAAAACAAGGATTTCAAATCGATAAAAGAACGGTCTTTCATGATGAGGTTGAAGAAGGACACGTGATTACACAGTCCCCTGTAGGTGGAGGAACTGCTAAGGAAAACAGTCATATACGGCTAACCATCAGTTTAGGCCAGCAAAAGGAACGTATGGGTAGCTTTCAATATATGCACGAACAAACAGTGAGAGGGTTATTGAGAGATTTTAAAGCCATTGAAGTTGAGTATGAGAAACATCCCGAACTGTCTGAAGGAATGGTGATCAGTCAACAACCAGAAGCAAACGAGTGGGTCGTCCCCGAAGAAACCACGGTAAGGTTAGTTGTCAGTTCTGGTAAATCCGTTGTGAATATGCCTAACCTTGTGGGCTTATCGGAGCAAGCGGCTGAAGCGACACTCTTAAGATATAATTTAGAACTTGATGCTATAGAGAGAGACTATTCGGATTACAATAAAGGCGTCGTTTACCGTCAGCATCCTATTGATCCGCAACAAGAGGTTGAGCCGGGTACCCCTATTACCATTTGGGTTAGTAAGGGGAAGAAGGATGCCCAGCGAAATGTGACGGAAGACATTGAGATCACGTTGGAAGAGAACGAAGTGGCAAATATCGAAATTTACGTCTCAGATGCCAATAGAGAAGAAGAGAAAGTGATCGATGAGCAAATCGAAGAAAGTCAGAGATACTCACTGAACTTAAAAGTCTCACCTATGCAGGACGGGACCATCACCGTATATAAAAATGGTCAAATTCACGAGGGACCCAAGACTGTGACGTACGAGCAGGAGGAGTAA
- a CDS encoding Stp1/IreP family PP2C-type Ser/Thr phosphatase — translation MEVAVLTHVGHYRQVNEDSGEVIKRGDDALMAIVADGMGGHQAGDVASQMAVDHLRKAFDEVDLDKSNQDWEDWLLHQIRGANQSIFDYAQQHESHYGMGTTLAVTLCFKEYYIVAHVGDSRVYRYHDQQLEKVTEDHSLVNELVRTGQISEEQAEIHPQRNVITRALGTDEDVKADIRTLFYLDHEHILLCSDGLTNMIEEEQMKDILDQYPTADEKAAVLLQYALDAGGDDNITLILLHKIDEDGRK, via the coding sequence GTGGAAGTAGCGGTTTTGACGCATGTTGGTCACTATCGACAAGTGAACGAAGACAGTGGAGAAGTGATCAAGCGTGGAGATGACGCTTTAATGGCCATCGTCGCAGATGGCATGGGAGGTCATCAAGCGGGGGATGTTGCCAGCCAAATGGCCGTCGATCATCTGAGGAAAGCATTTGATGAAGTCGATCTCGACAAAAGTAATCAAGATTGGGAGGATTGGCTCCTCCATCAAATAAGGGGGGCCAATCAATCCATCTTTGATTATGCCCAACAACATGAGTCTCATTACGGTATGGGAACAACATTAGCTGTCACACTTTGCTTTAAAGAGTATTACATCGTGGCCCATGTAGGGGATAGCCGTGTCTATCGCTATCATGATCAACAATTAGAAAAAGTAACCGAGGATCATTCACTCGTCAATGAGTTAGTCCGTACAGGCCAGATTTCAGAAGAACAAGCAGAAATTCATCCTCAACGTAACGTGATCACAAGGGCGTTAGGGACGGATGAAGATGTCAAAGCAGATATTCGCACCCTTTTTTATCTCGATCACGAACATATCCTGCTTTGCTCCGATGGCCTCACGAATATGATAGAAGAAGAACAAATGAAAGACATCCTAGATCAGTACCCTACAGCAGATGAGAAGGCAGCTGTACTCCTTCAGTATGCCCTAGACGCTGGAGGCGATGATAACATCACGCTGATCTTGCTACATAAGATTGATGAAGACGGACGAAAGTGA
- the rlmN gene encoding 23S rRNA (adenine(2503)-C(2))-methyltransferase RlmN: protein MNPLKPEFDPPLIYDLTFEELQNWVVSVGEPKFRASQIFDWLYVKRVSRFEDMSNLSKGLREKLERSFTMHALDEALKQESEDGTIKFLFGLRDGYSIETVIMRHQYGNSVCVTTQVGCRIGCTFCASTLGGLKRNLTAGEIVAQVLEAQKALDPTGERASHVVIMGIGEPFENFDPMLGFLKTINHDKGLNIGARHITVSTSGIIPKIYDFANENLQINLAISLHAPNTDIRSRLMPINRAYPLDELMEAVKYYIDKTGRRITFEYGLFGGVNDQVEHAEELARLIKDINCYVNLIPVNYVPERDYVRTPKDDIFRFRDTLEKRGVTCTIRREHGSDIAAACGQLRAQERKEETR from the coding sequence ATAAATCCTTTAAAGCCCGAGTTTGACCCACCCCTAATTTACGATCTCACATTTGAAGAGCTACAAAACTGGGTGGTCTCAGTTGGCGAACCTAAGTTTAGAGCATCGCAAATCTTTGATTGGCTGTACGTCAAGCGCGTCAGTCGTTTTGAAGACATGTCCAACTTATCCAAAGGGTTACGAGAGAAATTAGAGCGTTCCTTTACGATGCACGCGTTAGATGAAGCGTTAAAGCAAGAATCAGAAGACGGGACCATCAAGTTTCTCTTTGGTTTACGTGATGGTTACTCCATCGAAACTGTCATTATGAGACATCAGTATGGCAACAGTGTATGTGTGACGACCCAAGTGGGATGTCGCATCGGGTGTACGTTTTGTGCGTCTACATTAGGGGGGTTGAAACGAAACCTTACAGCAGGTGAGATTGTCGCCCAAGTGTTAGAAGCACAAAAAGCATTAGACCCTACAGGAGAAAGAGCTTCCCACGTGGTCATCATGGGCATAGGGGAGCCGTTTGAGAACTTTGATCCTATGTTAGGGTTCCTCAAAACCATTAACCATGATAAAGGACTTAATATTGGTGCCCGTCATATTACCGTATCGACAAGCGGGATCATACCAAAAATATACGACTTTGCCAATGAAAATTTACAGATCAACTTGGCCATTTCCTTACATGCGCCAAATACAGATATACGTTCGAGATTAATGCCGATTAATCGTGCTTACCCGTTAGATGAATTAATGGAGGCTGTGAAGTATTATATTGATAAAACAGGCAGACGTATTACGTTTGAATACGGACTGTTTGGCGGCGTGAATGACCAAGTCGAACATGCCGAAGAGTTGGCCCGACTAATCAAAGATATTAACTGTTATGTCAACTTAATACCGGTGAACTACGTGCCTGAAAGGGATTATGTCCGCACACCGAAAGACGATATCTTCAGGTTTAGAGACACTTTAGAAAAGCGCGGCGTGACATGTACGATCAGACGTGAGCATGGTAGTGATATTGCAGCCGCATGTGGACAGCTACGGGCACAAGAACGAAAAGAGGAGACGAGGTGA
- the rsmB gene encoding 16S rRNA (cytosine(967)-C(5))-methyltransferase RsmB: MVSKKHLTRTLALKALEQIEQGGAYSNLMLNRLLQGQPDMDKRDKHLMTEIVYGTLQHLRIIDFYLQPLLKKPLNKLDPWVKQLLRLSVYQIHFLDRVPDRAIVHEAVEIAKIKGHRGISGMVNGVLRAYLRSERPSLDTLTNKVERLAIQTSHPTWLVDRWDEQYGYEDTRLICEANNRPPRMTLRVNQLKATREDVMTKLETEGYKVQPSTIVDEGVIVLEGGNVTQSSLFSEGYFTIQDESSMLIPHLLDPQPGMRVLDACAAPGGKTTHLAEYMRDEGQILAVDLHPHKEKLVRENAQRLGTSIVDTLTADARLLQDQTQESFDRILLDAPCSGFGVIRRKPDLKWSKTESDIAQISKVQLELLKKVSPLLKPGGHLVYSTCTIEKEENQSVIGHFLADHTDFHIVPDSERQILPQHFGSDGFYMIKLQRNFGD, translated from the coding sequence ATGGTTTCTAAAAAGCACTTAACGCGCACCTTAGCGCTGAAAGCATTGGAGCAAATTGAACAGGGCGGCGCTTACAGCAACTTAATGCTTAATCGCTTATTACAGGGACAGCCTGATATGGATAAGCGTGACAAGCATCTGATGACTGAAATTGTATATGGCACATTACAACATCTACGCATCATTGATTTTTATTTACAGCCATTGTTGAAAAAACCATTAAATAAATTAGACCCCTGGGTTAAGCAATTACTACGACTTAGTGTATATCAGATTCACTTCCTCGATCGAGTTCCGGATCGTGCCATTGTGCATGAAGCGGTTGAGATTGCCAAAATAAAAGGACATAGAGGGATTTCTGGTATGGTCAATGGGGTTCTGCGTGCTTATTTACGATCTGAACGCCCTTCATTAGATACACTGACGAATAAGGTGGAACGTTTAGCGATACAGACCTCACACCCTACTTGGCTCGTTGATCGCTGGGATGAACAGTATGGATACGAGGATACCCGTCTCATATGTGAGGCAAACAATAGACCCCCACGCATGACGCTGCGCGTGAATCAACTCAAAGCGACGCGGGAAGACGTGATGACCAAGCTAGAAACAGAAGGGTATAAAGTACAGCCATCCACCATAGTCGATGAGGGTGTCATTGTGTTAGAAGGTGGGAATGTGACGCAGTCTTCCTTATTCTCTGAAGGATATTTCACGATCCAAGATGAAAGCTCGATGCTGATCCCTCATTTGCTGGATCCGCAACCAGGCATGAGGGTATTGGACGCCTGTGCCGCCCCAGGCGGGAAGACGACACATCTGGCTGAGTATATGAGGGATGAAGGCCAAATTTTAGCCGTAGATCTTCATCCACATAAGGAAAAGCTTGTCCGTGAGAACGCCCAACGTTTGGGCACCTCTATCGTTGACACGCTGACTGCAGACGCACGTTTGCTTCAAGACCAAACTCAGGAATCGTTTGACCGTATCCTTCTCGATGCACCTTGCTCCGGTTTTGGTGTGATACGTCGCAAGCCAGACTTAAAGTGGAGCAAAACCGAATCGGATATTGCTCAGATTTCTAAGGTGCAGCTCGAGCTGCTGAAAAAAGTATCTCCATTACTCAAGCCCGGGGGCCATCTTGTTTACAGTACTTGTACGATTGAGAAGGAAGAGAATCAGTCTGTGATTGGTCACTTTCTAGCGGATCATACAGATTTTCATATCGTGCCTGATAGTGAGAGACAAATTTTACCGCAACATTTTGGTTCGGACGGATTCTATATGATTAAACTACAAAGAAATTTTGGTGATTAA